A single genomic interval of Rhododendron vialii isolate Sample 1 chromosome 3a, ASM3025357v1 harbors:
- the LOC131318766 gene encoding probable membrane-associated kinase regulator 4, with product MAVDLNSYDHTDEEYIDMEVSSNSNFFSHPTNSPPHAREFEFQMFSSSSERETTTSPADELFYKGKLLPLHLPPRLQMVEKLLQNSNSYNHNTTDSFEEYFTTPLTTSTTYTTPTANTPFQSCNISPSESFHMSQELNPNKYFSEFSTEESSSINEVPKKSWTRKLKLIKQSLKSFFKKSSCSEEGIVPRAKEYQKIQNKNTKSERKPPFGQIQREKYHNSNTISRSFNKEKIAPDSGGARHRRSFSGAIKRLSTTKCYSSSSSTSSSSSLGNSNGSHESRFLKRSSSVSSDMENSIQGAIAHCKRSQEELHSRKTVSEVPFYSLSASRVVYEHQERPGPCKD from the coding sequence ATGGCAGTAGACCTCAACTCGTATGATCACACAGATGAAGAATACATAGACATGGAAGTCAGCTCAAACTCCAACTTCTTTTCCCACCCCACGAATTCCCCTCCACACGCCAGAGAATTCGAGTTCCAAATGTTTTCCAGCTCTTCAGAGAGAGAAACCACTACTTCCCCCGCCGacgaactcttctacaaaggaAAACTCCTCCCCCTTCACCTCCCACCGCGCTTACAAATGGTCGAAAAACTTCTCCAAAATTCCAACTCGTACAATCACAATACAACCGATAGCTTCGAAGAGTATTTCACCACTCCATTGACAACCAGCACAACCTATACCACTCCTACAGCCAACACCCCATTTCAATCGTGCAATATCTCTCCCTCTGAATCATTCCACATGAGTCAAGAACTAAACCCAAATAAGTATTTCTCAGAGTTCTCAACTGAAGAAAGCAGTTCCATCAATGAAGTTCCCAAAAAGTCCTGGACCAGAAAGCTTAAGCTAATCAAACAGTCTCTcaagtcttttttcaaaaagtccAGTTGCTCAGAGGAAGGGATTGTTCCAAGGGCCAAAGAGTATCAGAAGATTCAGAACAAAAATACGAAGTCAGAAAGAAAGCCTCCATTCGGGCAAATTCAGAGAGAGAAATACCACAACAGTAATACCATCTCAAGGAGCTTCAACAAGGAAAAGATTGCACCAGATAGTGGTGGTGCGCGACACAGGAGATCGTTTTCTGGGGCAATCAAACGGCTTTCAACGACTAAGTGCTattcatcttcatcatcaacttcatcttcttcaagTTTGGGAAATTCAAATGGGTCCCATGAGTCGAGATTTCTCAAGAGAAGCAGCAGCGTGAGTTCAGATATGGAGAACTCGATTCAAGGCGCGATTGCTCATTGCAAAAGGTCGCAGGAGGAATTACATTCGAGAAAGACAGTGAGCGAAGTTCCTTTCTACTCGTTGTCGGCTTCCAGAGTTGTTTATGAGCATCAAGAAAGGCCTGGACCCTGTAAAGATTGA
- the LOC131321166 gene encoding uncharacterized protein LOC131321166, translated as MAANGVPARLHNHHHRRRNRRRRHGNLQPSICHSTLGRPTPAPSLSPLLHHHNQARFSFFPYFFNQSISLSLSLSLSLNSHLTAVINLSRALSEAKSYVSPDQIPRNKPLLSYLLKDPFKKHRKGIQLKLSPNGFSRIQFKAAPNRRRKSPQFSSTLVSPFLFCFSLPFPSPNSRTRTNLSLSLSLSLSSQSLPLRTPSESRALPRSQEKELPEQVAKIGKKKRGWRTMPFPVSGPTSSPSSRSTPFPVSVSTPKHHLLFGFTWTTAM; from the exons ATGGCGGCGAACGGAGTTCCTGCACGACtgcacaaccaccaccaccgtcgaCGAAATCGCCGGAGACGTCACGGAAATCTCCAACCTTCGATCTGCCATTCTACTCTTGGCCGCCCAACTCCAGccccgtctctctctcctctcctccaccaccacaaccaagCTAGGTTTTCGTTTTTCCCTTACTTTTTTAACCagtcaatttctctctctctctctctctctctctctctcaattctcacCTCACTGCAGTCATCAATCTATCCAGAGCTTTATCAGAAGCCAAATCCTATGTCTCCCCG GACCAGATTCCACGTAACAAGCCTTTGTTGAGTTACTTGCTGAAAGACCCTTTTAAAAAACACAGAAAGGGAATTCAGCTCAAGTTATCACCTAATGGGTTTTCCAGAATCCAGTTTAAAGCAGCTCCTAATAG ACGAAGAAAATCTCCTCAATTCTCTTCCACACTCGTCTCACCCTTTCTCTTCTGCTTCTCTTTACCTTTCCCTTCACCAAATTCCAGAACCagaacaaatctctctctctctctctctctctctctctcgtcacaATCTTTGCCGCTTCGGACTCCATCAGAGAGCCGTGCTTTGCCGAGATCACAAGAGAAGGAGCTCCCGGAACAGGTGGCGAAGATCGGGAAGAAGAAACGTGGCTGGAGAACTATGCCATTTCCGGTCAGTGGCCCGACATCGAGTCCATCTTCTCGTTCAACTCCATTTCCGGTCAGTGTCTCGACACCGAAACACCATCTGCTGTTCGGATTTACATGGACGACGGCGATGTAA
- the LOC131318767 gene encoding ankyrin repeat-containing protein ITN1-like: protein MASAIDEGGERDLEKGLMTPPSNQNPNAIVDPSPSLSPSPSTAPALVLSNSGKRIDQAGKKKYVKQVTGRHNDTELHLAAQRGDLAAVKQILGDIDSQMVGTLSRADFDAEVAEIRASVVNEVNELGETALFTAAERGHFEVVKELLKYANNDTVSKKNRSGFDPLHIAASRGHHEIVQVLLDQYPELTKTVGPSNTTPLMSAATRGHTTVVNELLSKDCTLLEISRSNGKNALHLAARQGHMDIVKALLDKDPQLARRTDKKGQTALHMAVKGVSCEVVKLLLEADAAIVMLPDKFGNTALHIATRKKRAEIVNELLCLPDTNVNALNRDHKTALDIAEGLPLSEDSSNIKECLYRYGAVRANELNQPRDELRKTVTQIKKDVHTQLEQTMRTNKNVHGIAKRLRKLHREGINNATNSVTVVAVLFATVAFAAIFTVPGGDLDSGEAVVANTISFKIFFIFNAIALFTSLAVVVVQITLVRGETKAERRVVEVINKLMWLASVCTSVAFMAASYIVVGRRYMWAAILVTVVGGVIMAGVLGTMTYYVVKSKRTRSMRKKEKHRSGSTSWHHSEFSNSELDRIYAL, encoded by the exons ATGGCTTCAGCTATCGACGAAG GAGGAGAAAGAGATTTAGAAAAGGGCCTAATGACTCCGCCatcaaaccaaaaccctaacgcTATTGTTGATCCATCTCCATCGCTGTCCCCATCACCATCAACCGCGCCTGCTCTGGTCTTATCAAATTCCGGCAAGCGGATCGACCAGGCAGGTAAGAAGAAGTATGTGAAGCAGGTGACCGGCAGGCACAACGACACAGAGCTGCATCTGGCAGCGCAGAGGGGTGATCTGGCAGCGGTAAAGCAGATTCTGGGCGATATTGACTCACAGATGGTGGGGACGCTGAGCAGAGCGGACTTTGATGCTGAGGTGGCGGAGATCCGGGCGTCTGTGGTCAATGAGGTGAATGAGTTGGGGGAGACTGCACTGTTTACTGCGGCAGAAAGGGGGCATTTTGAGGTTGTGAAGGAGTTATTGAAGTATGCTAATAATGATACCGTTTCAAAGAAGAATCGGTCTGGGTTTGATCCTCTCCATATTGCTGCCAGTCGAGGACACCACG AAATTGTTCAAGTGTTACTAGACCAGTATCCAGAGCTTACTAAAACAGTCGGCCCATCAAACACAACCCCTCTCATGTCTGCGGCAACAAGGGGGCATACAACTGTAGTCAATGAGCTACTATCGAAGGATTGTACCTTGTTAGAGATTTCTAGATCAAATGGCAAAAATGCATTGCATTTGGCTGCCCGACAGGGACACATGGACATTGTGAAGGCGTTGCTCGACAAAGATCCACAGCTGGCTAGAAGGACTGACAAGAAAGGGCAGACTGCATTGCATATGGCTGTAAAAGGGGTTAGTTGTGAAGTTGTCAAATTGCTTCTAGAGGCTGATGCTGCCATTGTGATGCTGCCGGACAAGTTTGGCAACACAGCGTTACATATAGCCACCAGGAAAAAACGAGCTGAG ATTGTGAATGAGTTGTTATGCCTCCCAGACACCAATGTTAATGCCCTAAACAGAGATCACAAAACAGCTCTTGACATAGCCGAAGGGCTTCCCCTGTCTGAGGACTCCTCCAATATAAAAGAGTGCCTTTATCGCTATGGTGCTGTCAGAGCTAATGAACTGAACCAACCAAGGGATGAGTTGAGAAAAACCGTGACTCAGATCAAGAAAGACGTACACACACAGCTTGAACAAACCATGAGGACCAACAAAAACGTCCATGGAATTGCTAAAAGGCTCAGAAAACTCCATCGTGAGGGGATCAATAATGCCACTAACTCAGTGACTGTGGTCGCCGTCCTTTTTGCTACAGTTGCTTTTGCGGCTATTTTCACAGTACCAGGTGGGGATCTTGACAGTGGAGAAGCCGTGGTGGCAAACACAATTTCCTTTAaaatcttcttcattttcaatGCCATTGCCCTATTTACGTCTTTGGCTGTTGTGGTGGTTCAAATCACGTTGGTTAGAGGAGAGACAAAAGCTGAGAGAAGGGTAGTGGAAGTGATCAACAAGTTGATGTGGTTGGCTTCTGTTTGCACCTCTGTGGCGTTCATGGCCGCCTCTTATATAGTGGTTGGTCGGCGGTACATGTGGGCAGCGATTTTGGTTACAGTTGTTGGCGGAGTCATAATGGCTGGGGTGCTTGGCACCATGACTTACTATGTGGTGAAGTCAAAGAGGACTCGGTCAATGAGGAAGAAGGAGAAGCATAGGAGTGGGTCCACCTCTTGGCATCACTCAGAGTTTTCTAACTCGGAACTTGATCGGATTTATGCCCTTTAA